The Bdellovibrio sp. ZAP7 DNA segment TTGCAAACAAGAAATACCCGGCCTCTAGCGTCTTTTTAACTGGTCCAAAGGAAGCTAAAGGAACAATTTTTTTCAGCATATTTAACTGAGACCAAATCATTATAAAGGCTTCAACACCTATATAGATCTGCCCGTTGGTATCCCTCACATGAAGACTCTGGTGAATTTTATGGGGATCCAGGCCTTCTGCCGTGGCATCAAATCCTGGGGAGGTGATGTCGACAAACGAGATGTTGCTAGCCCCGTCCATCTTTTTGTAGTGCTCAATTTCCCGTGAACACAACTGACAGAGACCATCGTAATAGACCGTGATTTCAGAATGAGACATATTTTTTGTCTTTTGCATCTTGATCTCCAATTTGGTTCATAGTAGTATGAACCAAATTGAATGTCAATGTTTACTAGCCTTAACCTGACGGGAGCTTACAATGGGATCCATCTTTAGCAGCCGTATTAAACGGACGCTTGAGCTTACCAAAATGGCAACGAAGATTGGCTTTAAGGAGCTCACTTCAGGTGACATTCAATCCAGAATAGAACAAGCCAAGATTCTTACCGAAAGCCTGGGAAATCTACGTGGAGCCGCGATGAAGGCGGGGCAGCTACTAAGCCTCGACCTTGATGACTATTTTCCACCGGAAGCAATCCAAATTCTGTCGCAACTTCAACATCAAGTGTGGGAAAGCCCCGAACTCGACTTAGCGCAAACACTCAAGGAAGAACTCACAGAGTCGGAACTTTTGGAGCTGCGTGAAATTCAGCACAAACCATTTGCAGCAGCCAGCATGGGGCAGGTTTACAAAGCGAAAGTTGCCAACAATCCGATCGTTATTAAAGCTCAATATCCTTATTTAGAACAATCCATCGAAAACGACATTAGAACTTTGAAGAAAATAATTTCTGCTCTTTGCTTGATGACAGGCAGAAATATGAATCTCGAGTATTTGTTTACAGAAATCGAAGAGGTGCTGCTTCAAGAAGTAAACTATCTTAATGAAGCTCAAGCACTTGCCAATTTCAATAAACTCTTTGCGTCGCATGATTGGAAGTACGCCAAAATTAATGCTCCGACACCACTGACTCATCTCAGTACTAAAAAAATTCTATGTCTCACTTACGAGTCAGGCCTGACGCTGAAAGAATGGATTGATACGGCTCCGTCCAAGGAAAAACGCGAGCTGATCGCCAAGTCGATGCTCGAACTTTATATCATGGAATTCTTTGTATGGGGCTTTGTGCAAACCGATCCTAATCCTGGAAACTTTCTAATCCGCGAAAATCCAGAACTTGAAATTGTTGCTCTGGATTTCGGAGCCTCCAAAGAATATCCGCCTGAATTTAGAAAAAGCTATATTGAACTTCTAAAGTCGATTCAAAATTCACCGGCAGAGACAATCGTTCAAAAGGCCATTGATTTTGAACTATTAGATCCTCGAGAAACACAAGAAGCAAAGCTCGTGTTTGTTGAACTGATGAAG contains these protein-coding regions:
- a CDS encoding thiol-disulfide oxidoreductase DCC family protein, translated to MQKTKNMSHSEITVYYDGLCQLCSREIEHYKKMDGASNISFVDITSPGFDATAEGLDPHKIHQSLHVRDTNGQIYIGVEAFIMIWSQLNMLKKIVPLASFGPVKKTLEAGYFLFAKVRPLLPRKKCSDSPYCEVQFDQKR
- a CDS encoding AarF/ABC1/UbiB kinase family protein encodes the protein MATKIGFKELTSGDIQSRIEQAKILTESLGNLRGAAMKAGQLLSLDLDDYFPPEAIQILSQLQHQVWESPELDLAQTLKEELTESELLELREIQHKPFAAASMGQVYKAKVANNPIVIKAQYPYLEQSIENDIRTLKKIISALCLMTGRNMNLEYLFTEIEEVLLQEVNYLNEAQALANFNKLFASHDWKYAKINAPTPLTHLSTKKILCLTYESGLTLKEWIDTAPSKEKRELIAKSMLELYIMEFFVWGFVQTDPNPGNFLIRENPELEIVALDFGASKEYPPEFRKSYIELLKSIQNSPAETIVQKAIDFELLDPRETQEAKLVFVELMKLGMSPFFQNQKGGKFSFKDDDFLKNNSRLSRQLMQTLKFSPPPHKLIFLHRKLGGIFAALRKLEVELDLHEYWEQIIMRRV